Proteins encoded by one window of Acidipropionibacterium virtanenii:
- a CDS encoding CoA-acylating methylmalonate-semialdehyde dehydrogenase yields MKTIKQWVDGAYYEGTPTGRFPVENPATGQVEAELLQASEDDLDHVVEVAREAQKKWARYSLAKRTAIMFRMRQLVLDHQDEMARMIVAEHGKNYSDAIGEIQRGRETLDFATEINVALKGEYSSDISTGVDIHTIRQPVGVVAGIVPFNFPAMVPMWMHPLAVATGNAFILKPASATPSASLLTAELYKEAGLPDGVFNVLAGNRTMVSKVLEHPGIDAISFVGSTPVAHIVQNTGVTHGKRVQALGGANNHAIVMPDADLDFAAQHISASAFGAAGERCMALPVVVAVGGCGPELAKKVQAHAEAIKVGEGMGEGVEMGPVIDKKAKERITGLIDDAEKRGATVVMDGRGKTIPGHESGYFLGPTILGDVPLEAPVYTEEVFGPVLAIVNADSYADAIEIVNSSPFGNGSAIFTNDGGVARRFTLDVEAGMVGVNVPIPTPVAYYSFGGWKESLLGDTHIHGPEGVRFYTKAKAITERWPTERTFNATMSFEREE; encoded by the coding sequence ATGAAGACAATCAAGCAGTGGGTCGACGGGGCCTACTACGAGGGCACCCCCACCGGCCGCTTCCCGGTTGAGAACCCCGCCACCGGACAGGTCGAGGCCGAGCTCCTGCAGGCCAGCGAGGACGACCTCGACCACGTCGTCGAGGTGGCCCGCGAGGCCCAGAAGAAGTGGGCCCGCTACTCCCTGGCCAAGCGCACCGCGATCATGTTCCGGATGCGCCAGCTGGTCCTGGACCACCAGGACGAGATGGCGCGGATGATCGTCGCCGAGCACGGCAAGAACTACTCCGACGCCATCGGTGAGATCCAGCGCGGCCGTGAGACCCTGGACTTCGCCACCGAGATCAACGTGGCGCTGAAGGGCGAGTACTCCTCCGACATCTCCACCGGTGTCGACATCCACACCATCCGCCAGCCGGTGGGCGTCGTCGCGGGCATCGTGCCCTTCAACTTCCCGGCCATGGTGCCGATGTGGATGCACCCGCTGGCCGTGGCCACCGGGAACGCCTTCATCCTCAAGCCCGCCTCCGCCACCCCCTCGGCCTCGCTGCTGACCGCCGAGCTCTACAAGGAGGCCGGGCTGCCCGACGGCGTCTTCAACGTCCTGGCCGGCAACCGCACGATGGTCTCCAAGGTGCTCGAGCACCCCGGGATCGACGCCATCTCCTTCGTGGGCTCCACCCCGGTGGCCCACATCGTCCAGAACACCGGCGTCACCCACGGAAAGCGTGTGCAGGCCCTCGGCGGGGCCAACAACCACGCCATCGTGATGCCCGACGCCGATCTGGACTTCGCCGCGCAGCATATTTCTGCCTCGGCCTTCGGCGCCGCCGGCGAGCGCTGCATGGCGCTGCCGGTCGTGGTGGCCGTCGGCGGCTGCGGCCCCGAGCTGGCGAAGAAGGTCCAGGCCCACGCCGAGGCCATCAAGGTCGGCGAGGGCATGGGCGAGGGCGTCGAGATGGGCCCGGTCATCGACAAGAAGGCCAAGGAGCGCATCACCGGCCTCATCGACGACGCCGAGAAGCGCGGCGCCACCGTCGTGATGGACGGCCGCGGCAAGACCATCCCCGGTCACGAGTCCGGCTACTTCCTCGGGCCGACCATCCTCGGAGACGTCCCGCTGGAGGCCCCGGTCTACACCGAGGAGGTCTTCGGGCCGGTGCTGGCCATCGTCAACGCCGATTCCTACGCCGACGCCATCGAGATCGTGAACTCCTCGCCCTTCGGCAACGGGTCGGCGATCTTCACCAACGACGGCGGCGTGGCCCGCCGCTTCACCCTGGACGTGGAGGCCGGCATGGTCGGCGTCAACGTGCCGATCCCGACCCCGGTGGCCTACTACTCCTTCGGCGGCTGGAAGGAGTCGCTGCTCGGCGACACCCACATCCACGGCCCGGAGGGCGTGCGGTTCTACACCAAGGCCAAGGCGATCACCGAGCGCTGGCCCACCGAGCGCACCTTCAACGCCACCATGTCCTTCGAGCGCGAGGAGTGA
- a CDS encoding SURF1 family protein encodes MTFLGLWQMSVFESQRAGTAQARVAQQVVSWSGDQARRGQADEVYGRRVSVTGTYLPSTQLLIGQAWPLRVVTGLRMTSGETIPVVRGAVNQGEHIAAIPKGRVTVTGVLLASDAQPSDPTTSKVYIPAKVEPALRLEVLAQDWPQPLIPGYVTVSSDAAKASGMRAPDLPLPETGGGERNRGYALQWWAFAAFALGMSIVFARSAGRKGRGHSEGGRGTGDDG; translated from the coding sequence ATGACCTTCCTGGGCCTGTGGCAGATGAGCGTCTTCGAGTCGCAGCGCGCTGGAACAGCCCAGGCGCGGGTCGCCCAGCAGGTGGTGAGCTGGTCCGGGGATCAGGCGAGGCGCGGCCAGGCCGATGAGGTCTACGGCAGGCGGGTCTCAGTCACCGGAACCTATCTGCCCTCCACACAGCTCCTGATCGGCCAGGCCTGGCCGCTGCGCGTGGTGACCGGGCTGCGGATGACGTCGGGAGAGACGATCCCGGTGGTGCGCGGGGCCGTGAATCAGGGCGAACACATCGCGGCGATCCCCAAGGGAAGGGTCACCGTCACCGGTGTGCTGCTGGCCTCCGACGCTCAGCCGTCCGATCCGACGACGTCGAAGGTCTACATCCCGGCGAAGGTGGAGCCGGCGCTGCGACTGGAGGTGCTGGCCCAGGACTGGCCACAGCCCCTGATCCCGGGTTACGTCACGGTCTCCTCGGATGCCGCGAAGGCCTCCGGCATGCGGGCGCCGGATCTGCCGCTTCCCGAGACCGGCGGTGGCGAGCGCAACCGGGGCTATGCCCTCCAGTGGTGGGCATTCGCGGCCTTCGCGCTGGGCATGTCGATCGTCTTCGCCCGTTCGGCCGGGCGGAAGGGCCGGGGACACAGCGAGGGCGGTCGAGGGACCGGGGACGACGGGTAG
- a CDS encoding sugar phosphate isomerase/epimerase family protein — MVDIALDPNMYYFSMSTADSIRKAGELGYKYVELSPNEEFHFWQRYPKGNREFIEGLKKAQKDSGVQVRTLNPVQNWSSPDERERGYQVRNWRRILELADMLDVREIVSEFSGNPNTPRECEQAWFKSIEELAPDFEKYGIRLNMEAHPYDYIETHDEAYRTVCATDKDWIGYEFCCPHTFHLSSGVGDVERMITSSAPKLREVHVSDTFNHLANDGNRYIINPPGVDARVHQHNEIGNGEVPWDRVFSSLREINFDGVLSVCIFGWHEWADEMNKKALARLRSEFAE, encoded by the coding sequence ATGGTCGACATCGCTCTTGATCCGAATATGTACTACTTCTCCATGTCGACGGCCGACAGCATCCGCAAGGCCGGCGAACTGGGATACAAGTACGTGGAGCTCTCCCCCAACGAGGAGTTCCACTTCTGGCAGCGCTACCCCAAGGGCAACCGCGAGTTCATCGAGGGCCTCAAGAAGGCCCAGAAGGATTCCGGGGTCCAGGTGCGCACCCTCAACCCGGTGCAGAACTGGTCGAGCCCCGACGAGCGGGAGCGCGGCTACCAGGTGCGCAACTGGCGACGCATCCTGGAACTGGCCGACATGCTGGACGTCCGCGAGATCGTCTCGGAGTTCTCCGGCAATCCGAACACCCCTCGCGAGTGCGAGCAGGCGTGGTTCAAGTCCATCGAGGAGCTGGCCCCCGACTTCGAGAAGTACGGGATCAGGCTCAACATGGAGGCCCATCCCTACGACTACATCGAGACCCACGACGAGGCCTACCGCACCGTCTGCGCCACCGACAAGGACTGGATCGGCTACGAGTTCTGCTGCCCGCACACCTTCCACCTGTCGTCGGGCGTCGGCGACGTCGAGCGCATGATCACCTCCTCTGCCCCCAAGCTGCGCGAGGTGCACGTCTCCGACACCTTCAATCATCTCGCCAATGACGGGAACCGGTACATCATCAATCCCCCAGGCGTCGATGCCAGGGTGCATCAGCACAATGAGATCGGCAACGGCGAGGTGCCGTGGGACCGCGTCTTCTCCTCGCTCCGCGAGATAAACTTCGACGGCGTGCTGTCGGTGTGCATCTTCGGCTGGCACGAATGGGCCGACGAGATGAACAAGAAGGCGCTGGCCCGTCTCCGGTCCGAATTCGCCGAGTAG
- a CDS encoding GntR family transcriptional regulator has product MSTAASAPDPRADEPFIADIELDRDSSEPLYQQIAKPLEDLILSGTLASGRLIEDEVSMAQRLHVSRPTARRALQDLVARGLLTRRRGAGTRVTPSHVRRTLSLTSLNDDLLKAGFKPRTEVVSYEVRLADEEEADLLHCETGDEIVRIERVRMIEDRPLAFMTNLLPAQGAPTLTQLSRSGLYACLEERGIHPVSATQSVGARTADAQDAEHLRIPAASALLTMQRTAYDANEHVIEYGSHIYNAALYSFQFNLTGD; this is encoded by the coding sequence ATGAGCACCGCCGCATCCGCCCCCGACCCTCGGGCAGACGAACCATTCATCGCGGACATCGAGCTGGACCGCGACTCCTCCGAGCCGCTGTACCAGCAGATCGCCAAGCCCCTGGAGGATCTCATCCTCTCGGGAACCCTGGCATCCGGTCGCCTCATCGAGGACGAGGTCTCGATGGCCCAACGTCTCCACGTCTCGCGCCCGACCGCCCGTCGCGCCCTCCAGGACCTGGTCGCACGAGGCCTGCTCACCCGGCGCCGCGGGGCGGGCACCCGCGTCACCCCCTCCCACGTGCGACGCACCCTCTCGCTGACCTCTCTGAATGACGATCTGCTCAAGGCCGGCTTCAAGCCGAGAACCGAGGTCGTCAGCTATGAGGTGCGGCTGGCCGACGAGGAGGAGGCCGATCTGCTGCACTGCGAGACCGGTGACGAGATCGTGCGGATCGAAAGGGTGCGCATGATCGAGGACCGCCCCCTGGCCTTCATGACGAACCTGCTGCCCGCCCAGGGAGCCCCCACCCTCACTCAGCTCAGCCGCTCCGGGCTCTACGCCTGCCTCGAGGAGCGCGGTATCCACCCGGTGTCGGCAACCCAGTCGGTGGGTGCCCGAACGGCCGACGCCCAGGACGCCGAGCATCTCCGCATCCCCGCCGCGTCGGCCCTGCTCACCATGCAGCGCACCGCCTACGACGCCAACGAGCACGTCATCGAGTACGGCTCGCACATCTACAACGCGGCCCTCTACTCGTTCCAGTTCAATCTCACGGGTGATTGA
- a CDS encoding Gfo/Idh/MocA family protein yields MTVRIGLIGAGGMGRAHVDRITNELSGGRIVAVADINLDGAKAVAEPLGAKAYGSGPELIADPDVDAVLIATFGKVHCPDVIAAIEAGKYVLCEKPLATTGEDCRKIMEAEQKAGKQLVTVGFMRRFDKGYNEMRKVLTDGDLGYATLLHCRHRNPSVPENYTTRNMIDDTAIHEIDISRFLLGEEITSVRVDTPRSTSKKFAHLTDPLVLVATTESGVRIDDEVNVNIQFGYSIECELVMEGGTTSLSDQEHARVRDQWGERHVICHSHVDRFHDAFNAEFQGWIRAVERDEHAGSTAWDGYAATVVVDAGIESLENGGKEVQVDMIDKPAFYA; encoded by the coding sequence ATGACCGTTCGTATCGGACTCATCGGCGCCGGCGGCATGGGCCGCGCCCATGTCGACCGCATCACCAACGAGCTGTCCGGCGGCAGGATCGTCGCCGTCGCCGACATCAATCTCGACGGCGCCAAGGCCGTCGCCGAGCCCCTGGGCGCCAAGGCCTACGGCTCGGGCCCCGAGCTCATCGCCGACCCCGACGTCGACGCCGTGCTCATCGCGACCTTCGGCAAGGTCCACTGCCCCGACGTCATCGCCGCCATCGAGGCCGGCAAGTACGTCCTGTGCGAGAAGCCCCTGGCCACCACCGGCGAGGACTGCCGCAAGATCATGGAGGCCGAGCAGAAGGCCGGCAAGCAGCTGGTCACCGTCGGCTTCATGCGCCGCTTCGACAAGGGCTACAACGAGATGCGCAAGGTGCTCACCGACGGCGATCTCGGCTACGCCACCTTGCTGCACTGCCGCCACCGCAACCCCTCGGTGCCCGAGAACTACACCACCCGCAACATGATCGACGACACCGCGATCCACGAGATCGACATCTCGCGCTTCCTGCTGGGCGAGGAGATCACCTCGGTGCGCGTCGACACCCCGCGGTCGACCTCCAAGAAATTCGCCCACCTCACCGACCCGCTGGTCCTGGTGGCCACGACCGAGTCCGGGGTGCGCATCGACGACGAGGTCAACGTCAACATCCAGTTCGGCTACTCCATCGAGTGCGAGCTGGTGATGGAGGGCGGCACCACCAGCCTGTCCGACCAGGAGCACGCCCGGGTGCGCGACCAGTGGGGCGAGCGCCACGTGATCTGCCACAGCCACGTCGACCGCTTCCACGACGCCTTCAATGCGGAGTTCCAGGGATGGATCCGCGCCGTGGAGCGCGACGAGCACGCCGGCTCCACCGCATGGGACGGCTACGCCGCCACCGTCGTCGTCGACGCCGGGATCGAGTCGCTGGAGAACGGCGGTAAGGAGGTCCAGGTGGACATGATCGACAAGCCCGCCTTCTACGCCTGA
- a CDS encoding D-alanine--D-alanine ligase family protein, giving the protein MKHPVVVLAGGLSHQRDVSLRSGHNVATALRRAGHQVTETDVDSHLVSTLRGIDDVVAFPMLHGGVGEDGSLREVLHLLDVPYVGSGPATCRMAYDKSIGSRMAAAAGVRTPRQVALPHGVFRELGAAVLVASLADHVGLPLIVKPAHGGSSLGVTRVDDVGNLPQAMATAYAYDDMVVIEEFIDGIELAIGLITTAEGTEVLPAVEIRPVGGVYDYAAMYTAGETRLTAPADIAPASASEAEEIARTVAQVLDLSGISRVDAIVGKDGHPVFLEAGVAPGMTDTSLVPVGMQAAGLDLAEVCSRLVADVAGDDD; this is encoded by the coding sequence ATGAAGCACCCTGTTGTCGTGCTCGCCGGCGGCCTGAGCCACCAGCGTGACGTCTCCCTGCGTTCGGGCCACAACGTCGCCACCGCTCTGCGCCGCGCCGGTCACCAGGTGACCGAGACCGACGTCGACTCCCACCTGGTCAGCACTCTGCGCGGGATCGACGACGTGGTGGCCTTCCCGATGCTGCACGGCGGGGTCGGGGAGGACGGGTCCCTGCGGGAGGTGCTCCACCTCCTGGACGTCCCTTACGTGGGCTCCGGGCCGGCCACCTGCAGGATGGCCTACGACAAGTCGATCGGCAGCCGGATGGCGGCGGCGGCCGGGGTGCGGACTCCGCGCCAGGTGGCGCTCCCCCATGGCGTCTTCCGCGAGCTGGGAGCGGCCGTTCTGGTCGCATCTCTGGCCGACCACGTCGGCCTTCCGCTCATCGTCAAGCCGGCCCATGGCGGTTCCAGCCTCGGAGTCACCAGGGTGGACGACGTCGGGAATCTCCCCCAGGCGATGGCGACCGCCTATGCTTACGACGACATGGTCGTCATCGAGGAGTTCATCGACGGCATCGAGCTGGCGATCGGCCTCATCACGACCGCCGAGGGCACCGAGGTGCTGCCCGCTGTGGAGATCCGCCCGGTGGGCGGCGTCTACGACTACGCGGCGATGTACACCGCCGGGGAGACCCGCCTCACCGCGCCGGCCGATATCGCGCCGGCCTCCGCATCGGAGGCCGAGGAGATCGCCCGGACCGTCGCCCAGGTGCTCGATCTCAGTGGCATCTCCCGGGTCGACGCGATCGTCGGCAAGGACGGGCACCCGGTCTTCCTGGAGGCCGGGGTCGCTCCCGGGATGACCGACACCTCCCTGGTGCCGGTCGGGATGCAGGCTGCCGGACTGGACCTCGCCGAGGTGTGTTCCCGACTGGTCGCCGACGTGGCGGGAGACGATGACTGA
- a CDS encoding LacI family DNA-binding transcriptional regulator → MIARRPTQVDVANEAGVSRQTVSLVARDDPRVSDHSRELVLAAMSKLGYRPNVAARALAANRTGFVGISLSDLVNPFHGELIELIRGHCESRGLIPFIAPVSQNAADERVAVGRLLEMNVDGLILISPMADDEGLEQIGRQVPTVVVTRNAGPDSVDLVHTDDREGAWTVVGELIGSGYRPIIYLGVDRPVSGDSSRARIEGYRAALAEEGMESRVKMVRQGEVGRELARIVQEFGGGFALCCHNDLIALEAIGHLEAFGLRPGVDVGVTGFDNTTISGFPGISLTTVDQSTSTMARRAVELLAERMAGRTDPVDVVLPSRLVSRATSGRTPTGR, encoded by the coding sequence ATGATCGCAAGGCGACCGACCCAGGTCGACGTGGCGAATGAGGCCGGCGTCTCCCGTCAGACGGTCTCCCTGGTGGCCCGCGACGACCCGCGGGTCTCCGACCACAGCCGTGAGCTCGTCCTGGCCGCGATGAGCAAGCTGGGATACCGGCCCAATGTGGCTGCCCGGGCCCTGGCCGCCAACCGCACCGGATTCGTCGGAATCTCCCTGTCAGACCTGGTCAATCCTTTCCATGGCGAACTCATCGAACTCATCCGGGGTCACTGCGAGTCCCGGGGGCTGATCCCCTTCATCGCACCGGTGAGCCAGAACGCCGCCGACGAGCGGGTGGCCGTCGGCCGGCTGCTGGAGATGAACGTCGACGGCCTCATTCTCATCTCCCCGATGGCCGACGACGAGGGCCTGGAGCAGATCGGTCGGCAGGTGCCCACGGTGGTGGTGACCCGCAACGCCGGGCCGGACTCGGTGGATCTCGTGCATACCGACGACCGCGAGGGAGCGTGGACTGTGGTCGGCGAGCTGATCGGCTCGGGTTATCGGCCGATCATCTACCTCGGCGTCGACAGACCGGTGTCCGGCGACTCCTCGCGGGCCAGGATCGAGGGCTACCGGGCCGCCCTGGCCGAGGAGGGCATGGAGTCGCGGGTCAAGATGGTGAGGCAGGGCGAGGTGGGCCGGGAGCTGGCCCGGATCGTCCAGGAGTTCGGCGGCGGTTTCGCGCTGTGCTGTCACAACGACCTCATCGCTCTGGAGGCGATCGGGCACCTTGAGGCCTTCGGGCTGCGGCCCGGCGTCGACGTCGGCGTCACCGGCTTCGACAACACCACCATCTCCGGCTTCCCCGGGATCTCGCTCACCACCGTCGACCAGAGCACCTCGACGATGGCCCGCAGGGCCGTCGAGCTGCTCGCCGAGCGGATGGCGGGACGCACCGACCCGGTCGACGTCGTCCTCCCGTCACGACTGGTGTCCAGGGCGACCAGCGGGAGGACGCCGACCGGCCGGTGA
- a CDS encoding PLP-dependent aminotransferase family protein has product MTPHESQTSHHQTRVDTTFDHFHDLYAVRTLGLKTSPVRALFAVANRPEVVSLAGGMPNIADLPLDVVGDALRELIGTRGTQAMQYGSGQGEPEIREGICQVMSVEGIDADPDDVTVTCGSQQALDLVTRIFCDPGDVVMAESPSYVGALNTFASYQAEVIHVGMDEQGIDPQSLREQVSRARRAGKRVKFLYTIPNHSNPSGISQSEQRRRELVEEARHLDLLIVEDNPYGLLNLDGDPLPTLRSMSPDNVVYLGSFSKTFAPGFRVGWALAPRFVRERLVLAQESATLCPPVFSQFAVSTYLTHWDWRKQVRVFIDMYRERRDAMLSALAEHMPEGTTWTRPSGGFFVWLTVPGGLDSAAMLPRAVSDLVAYTPGTAFYADGRGQENIRLSYCYPTPERIRVGVDRLAGVMRRELDIRTTFGVAASSGPHPRDMGPGPDSV; this is encoded by the coding sequence ATGACTCCCCACGAATCCCAGACCAGCCACCACCAGACCAGGGTCGACACCACCTTCGACCACTTCCACGATCTCTACGCAGTCCGGACCCTCGGCCTCAAGACCTCGCCGGTCCGGGCCCTCTTCGCGGTCGCCAACCGACCCGAGGTGGTCTCCCTGGCCGGAGGCATGCCGAATATCGCCGATCTGCCCCTCGACGTCGTCGGCGACGCCCTCCGCGAACTCATCGGCACCCGCGGCACCCAGGCGATGCAGTACGGCTCGGGCCAGGGCGAGCCCGAGATCCGCGAGGGGATCTGCCAGGTGATGTCGGTCGAGGGGATCGACGCCGACCCCGACGACGTCACCGTCACCTGCGGCTCCCAGCAGGCCCTCGATCTGGTGACCAGGATCTTCTGCGACCCGGGCGACGTCGTGATGGCCGAGTCGCCCTCCTATGTCGGGGCGCTGAACACCTTCGCCTCCTACCAGGCCGAGGTGATCCACGTCGGCATGGACGAGCAGGGCATCGATCCCCAGAGCCTGCGCGAGCAGGTCAGCAGGGCGCGGCGGGCCGGCAAGAGGGTGAAGTTCCTCTACACCATCCCGAACCACTCGAACCCCTCGGGCATCTCGCAGTCGGAGCAACGACGTCGCGAACTCGTCGAGGAGGCCCGCCACCTCGACCTGCTCATCGTCGAGGACAACCCCTACGGGCTGCTCAATCTGGACGGCGATCCCCTGCCGACGCTGCGGTCGATGTCACCCGACAACGTCGTCTACCTCGGATCCTTCTCCAAGACCTTCGCCCCCGGATTCCGGGTCGGCTGGGCCCTGGCCCCGCGGTTCGTCCGCGAGCGTCTGGTGCTGGCCCAGGAATCGGCGACCCTCTGCCCTCCGGTGTTCAGCCAGTTCGCGGTGTCGACGTACCTGACCCACTGGGACTGGCGCAAGCAGGTGCGAGTGTTCATCGACATGTACCGCGAGCGTCGTGACGCGATGCTGAGCGCCCTGGCCGAGCACATGCCCGAGGGCACGACGTGGACCCGCCCCTCCGGGGGGTTCTTCGTGTGGCTGACGGTGCCCGGCGGGCTCGATTCGGCGGCCATGCTCCCCCGAGCCGTCAGCGACCTGGTCGCCTACACTCCCGGCACCGCCTTCTACGCCGACGGACGGGGCCAGGAGAACATCCGGCTGTCCTACTGCTACCCGACGCCTGAGCGGATCAGGGTGGGGGTCGACCGGCTGGCCGGGGTGATGCGTCGCGAGCTCGACATCCGGACCACCTTCGGCGTGGCGGCCTCCTCGGGTCCCCATCCCCGCGACATGGGACCGGGCCCGGACTCGGTGTGA
- a CDS encoding sugar phosphate isomerase/epimerase family protein → MASKARNTNDPKYSKLAIGVCPDQWGVWFPDDPKQIPPRQAMQEMAEAGFEILETGPFGYFPTDPKELTRWTDEFGLKVVAGTGWGILHKPEEWKTTQDWFRRIAETHAAVGAEYIVHLPPLYRDDKTWEWTDDRVLSPEAWKTYVENANKLGEMLLDEFNLKMVLHPHGDSHIETPEEIARIFEATDPRYVNLCLDTGHIVYGGGDPIEIIKQYPDRITYVHIKAFDPDITREAHEKDWPFGEAVAKGASVCPPAGEPDMKQLVDALAGLDKDIYVVCEQDLYPCDPGLPKPNAIATREYLAECGLGLK, encoded by the coding sequence ATGGCCTCCAAGGCACGTAACACCAACGATCCGAAGTACTCGAAGCTCGCCATCGGCGTCTGCCCCGACCAGTGGGGTGTCTGGTTCCCCGACGACCCCAAGCAGATCCCGCCGCGCCAGGCCATGCAGGAGATGGCCGAGGCCGGCTTCGAGATCCTGGAGACGGGCCCCTTCGGATACTTCCCCACCGATCCCAAAGAACTGACGAGGTGGACCGACGAGTTCGGCCTCAAGGTCGTCGCCGGCACCGGCTGGGGCATCCTGCACAAGCCCGAGGAGTGGAAGACCACCCAGGACTGGTTCCGCAGGATCGCCGAGACCCACGCCGCCGTGGGCGCCGAGTACATCGTTCATCTGCCCCCGCTGTACCGCGATGACAAGACCTGGGAGTGGACCGACGACCGCGTCCTGTCCCCCGAGGCCTGGAAGACCTACGTAGAGAACGCCAACAAGCTCGGCGAGATGCTGCTCGACGAGTTCAACCTCAAGATGGTGCTCCACCCGCACGGCGACTCCCACATCGAGACCCCCGAGGAGATCGCCCGGATCTTCGAGGCCACCGACCCGCGCTACGTCAACCTGTGCCTGGACACCGGCCACATCGTCTACGGCGGCGGGGATCCCATCGAGATCATCAAGCAGTACCCCGATCGCATCACCTACGTGCATATCAAGGCCTTCGATCCCGACATCACCCGCGAGGCCCACGAGAAGGACTGGCCCTTCGGTGAGGCCGTCGCCAAGGGCGCCTCGGTGTGCCCGCCGGCCGGCGAGCCCGACATGAAGCAGCTGGTCGACGCCCTGGCCGGTCTGGACAAGGACATCTACGTCGTCTGCGAGCAGGACCTGTACCCCTGCGACCCGGGCCTGCCCAAGCCCAACGCCATCGCCACCCGCGAGTACCTGGCCGAGTGCGGCCTGGGTCTCAAGTGA
- a CDS encoding MFS transporter, whose amino-acid sequence MSVTQNTVGADPSPEEVKELVARTKPSGKKRPLALLALTACFGSLLFGYDTGVIAGALPYMYLPHDGGGLHLNSVEEGMVGGLLAIGAAFGAIIGGRLSDKYGRRHNILMLALIFIVGTVGCVISPNVWVLYPFRFILGWAVGGASSTVPIYLSETAPKRIRGPLIAMDQFMIVTGQLLAYCMNAWLSSANGGPHVILKQAAGGHPAGKAIAWDDVSNLANIGNLVASGNGDTWRYMLVLATIPAVALWIGMRMMPESSRWYAANGHYLEAIGALKRVRDDGGKDDVAQEIEEMVEVRRLEATQEKWTLTQAWNTKWTRKIIIIGCFLGFFDQLTGINTAMYYLPKILHAAGFSSANAIMLNVVTGIASCIGSAIGFLLVGKFMRRHVGIYQETGVSLALFSLAAVFGFGINKHMVNGEINADTIPTFLPWLVLIIVSIFVFIKQSGTVNWILVSEIFPARIRGVAQGLAVGALWIMNAVVTFAFPVMIANLGAAWTYLVFGCINVCALIFYIRVVPETKIYSLEEIEENLEARFS is encoded by the coding sequence ATGTCGGTCACACAGAACACGGTCGGGGCGGACCCGTCCCCGGAAGAGGTGAAGGAGCTCGTCGCAAGGACGAAGCCCTCAGGTAAGAAGCGTCCCCTCGCGCTGCTCGCCCTCACGGCGTGCTTCGGTTCCCTGCTCTTCGGTTACGACACCGGCGTGATCGCGGGAGCCCTGCCCTACATGTACCTGCCCCACGATGGCGGGGGGCTTCACCTGAACTCCGTCGAGGAGGGCATGGTCGGAGGCCTGCTGGCCATCGGCGCCGCCTTCGGGGCCATCATCGGCGGGCGTCTGTCCGACAAGTACGGACGCCGTCACAACATCCTCATGCTGGCGCTCATCTTCATCGTCGGCACCGTCGGCTGCGTCATCTCCCCCAATGTGTGGGTGCTCTACCCGTTCCGCTTCATCCTCGGATGGGCCGTCGGCGGGGCGTCGTCCACCGTGCCGATCTACCTCTCGGAGACCGCCCCCAAGCGGATCCGCGGGCCGTTGATCGCCATGGACCAGTTCATGATCGTCACCGGCCAGCTGCTGGCCTACTGCATGAACGCGTGGCTGTCGTCGGCCAACGGCGGGCCCCACGTCATCCTCAAGCAGGCCGCCGGCGGACACCCGGCCGGTAAGGCCATCGCCTGGGACGACGTCTCCAACCTCGCCAATATCGGCAACCTGGTGGCGTCGGGCAACGGCGACACCTGGCGCTACATGCTGGTGCTGGCCACCATCCCGGCCGTCGCGCTGTGGATCGGGATGAGGATGATGCCCGAGTCCTCCAGGTGGTACGCGGCCAACGGTCACTACCTCGAGGCCATCGGGGCCCTGAAACGGGTCCGCGATGACGGCGGCAAGGACGACGTCGCCCAGGAGATCGAGGAGATGGTCGAGGTCCGCCGGCTCGAGGCCACCCAGGAGAAGTGGACCCTCACGCAGGCGTGGAACACCAAGTGGACCCGCAAGATCATCATCATCGGCTGCTTCCTCGGCTTCTTCGACCAGCTGACCGGTATCAACACGGCCATGTACTACCTGCCGAAGATCCTGCACGCCGCGGGCTTCTCCTCGGCGAACGCCATCATGCTGAACGTGGTCACCGGCATCGCGTCGTGCATCGGCTCGGCCATCGGCTTCCTGCTGGTCGGCAAGTTCATGCGCCGCCACGTCGGCATCTACCAGGAGACCGGCGTCTCTCTGGCGCTGTTCTCCCTGGCCGCGGTCTTCGGCTTCGGCATCAACAAGCACATGGTCAACGGCGAGATCAACGCGGACACCATTCCGACCTTCCTGCCCTGGCTCGTGCTGATCATCGTGTCGATCTTCGTGTTCATCAAGCAGTCCGGCACCGTGAACTGGATTCTGGTCTCCGAGATCTTCCCGGCCCGGATCCGCGGCGTGGCCCAGGGCCTTGCTGTCGGCGCCCTGTGGATCATGAACGCCGTCGTGACCTTCGCCTTCCCGGTGATGATCGCGAACCTCGGAGCCGCC